The following proteins are co-located in the Feifania hominis genome:
- a CDS encoding polymorphic toxin type 50 domain-containing protein, with the protein MGRELRKQGYSTEEARDRAALWNYIALPAMNGTLGAIGSVVTSIGLITIAGLRGKYAQTIALDDQLNQIQQNQNLQDQQSQTDQNHLAQNKPDGIMNGESSKSTHGFTTTVNSGKQGKHIVGNRNYIQGRSIFNGTVEDAQKLVNEFAGSGSWIGVNKERINFGRVIGQYVNPITGEAVDTTVGIIHYSKTGTHIIPAQPIGGN; encoded by the coding sequence ATGGGACGAGAACTGCGCAAGCAGGGCTATTCTACCGAAGAGGCACGGGACAGAGCTGCGCTGTGGAATTATATCGCCCTGCCGGCTATGAACGGGACGCTGGGAGCGATAGGGTCGGTGGTGACCTCGATAGGGCTGATAACGATAGCGGGGCTGCGGGGCAAATATGCCCAGACCATTGCTCTCGATGACCAGCTCAACCAGATTCAGCAGAACCAGAACCTGCAAGACCAACAGAGCCAAACGGACCAGAACCACCTTGCACAGAATAAACCTGATGGTATAATGAATGGAGAGAGCAGCAAAAGCACCCACGGATTTACTACAACGGTTAACTCAGGTAAACAGGGAAAACATATTGTTGGCAATCGTAATTATATACAGGGAAGAAGTATATTTAACGGAACTGTAGAAGATGCGCAAAAATTAGTGAATGAATTTGCGGGCTCGGGAAGCTGGATTGGTGTAAACAAGGAGCGTATAAATTTTGGAAGAGTGATAGGCCAATATGTCAACCCCATAACAGGGGAGGCTGTTGATACAACAGTGGGGATAATACATTATTCAAAGACAGGAACACATATTATTCCCGCACAACCAATAGGAGGTAATTAA